The genomic stretch GTTCCTGCTGTCGCCACTACCCTCACCTTGCTTGCAGCACCGCCTTTTCTCATATCAAAAACATGGTCTCAGGGCGAACCTGAGACCACTCCCAAAAGTTTATCTTAAAATATCAGATAATTGCCCTGGTCAGCACAGCAATCCACCTCGGCAGCTCAGCAAGAAGAATTTTATAATCTTATGCCCGTGCCCCTCTCTCCAAGATTTCAACCCCACAACGTTTTGCGACTCTAGCCAGCTGATCGTCTCGAGTCGCCAGGGGTAAGCCCTCTCGCATCGCTAGTTCAAGATAGGCAGCATCATAAGACGAAAGTTTGTGCTCTCGTGCCAGCAAGTGGATGGACCCCGTAGCCCTCTCAGCCGTGCTAACATCGATGGCTACTGGCAGCGACTGCAGCAGTTCGACGAGGCGCATAGCCTGAGCTTTATTGATCCGTTTTCTTCTCTCTGCCACCAGCAAAACATTGACTACTTCCAATGGCCATATTGAAGGAACCAGAGCCTCCGTCTTTGAGAGCTGGTCGAGAACCACATCCGAATAATAGTCTGATTCATCGGCAAAGCACCATGACATTGTCACCGAACAGTCCAGCACAAATCTCATCAATATCTCCGCCCTTCCTCAATCATTTCCTTGATTGACAATCCTTTCAAAGTGAGATTCTGCCTCAGAGACCTG from Deltaproteobacteria bacterium encodes the following:
- a CDS encoding type II toxin-antitoxin system VapC family toxin, which encodes MRFVLDCSVTMSWCFADESDYYSDVVLDQLSKTEALVPSIWPLEVVNVLLVAERRKRINKAQAMRLVELLQSLPVAIDVSTAERATGSIHLLAREHKLSSYDAAYLELAMREGLPLATRDDQLARVAKRCGVEILERGARA